A genomic stretch from Bos javanicus breed banteng chromosome 3, ARS-OSU_banteng_1.0, whole genome shotgun sequence includes:
- the LOC133242801 gene encoding neuroblastoma breakpoint family member 4-like isoform X1, producing the protein MAVCLPSLSDLRAERTLTEINQELRLQLAKYKQDFRDLTEKFLISQATSYSLANQLQKYKCEACKDIVESVLGEKLLFEVRRPAEKLAEKPTLDERLRTCATLIRSQARELTQLRQTLRDGKDDSVLLKQHLEDLLTRNDPDSHQGQGFRESLSEGYRVAKRLACKLSPEMYEDEEDEQAQEKLTPSMELQEVEKREVPEESKDECGLMPSSLQGSSDSHQPYSDDKFKFNELEVDLGQDGACGCSHAKEDEIPTKISDNENDHKQVSGQELTFPSVNLQDDEEKVVFQQSQDECVSVPSTLREGSACNQPSSDGEFAFDEENVASAVDGACGCSQAEEDEIPTGLPENQNDHDDLKSPEVVAPRFSRQLPQMRENGVPRDSLDEYYLTYSVLPDLSDSFWPYRSNAIFSPEDVDVSYARDVTKNLADLEDEEDQDIISSSVEQLVVEENEVQPDSLDECYLAASVGHHLAGSCHPYRSASFPTERREVFLALDVNGDTWEDCHRGPVSFPGSEVPTSQAQLQESTHVTDCLQWQLDQHFDCGDSKAMLGLSSTNGGFTSNPDSGNQGPLFLELGASISMKNPPKLQGEGSTASTHEHPVCNRIKGLSVLKQKSIRRKLLFGKWRLACRFPGLQA; encoded by the exons ATGGCTGTGTGTCTTCCCTCTTTATCGGATCTGAGGGCAGAACGTACCCTCACGGAAATCAACCAGGAGCTTCGGTTGCAGCTGGCAAAGTACAAGCAGGACTTCAGGGACCTCACAGAGAAATTCCTCATATCCCAAGCTACTTCTTACTCCCTGGCCAACCAGCTGCAGAAATACA AGTGTGAAGCATGTAAGGACATCGTTGAATCCGTGCTGGGGGAGAAGCTGCTGTTTGAGGTGCGGAGGCCAGCAGAGAAGCTGGCAGAGAAGCCAACGCTTGATGAAAGGCTGAG GACGTGTGCCACACTAATTCGAAGTCAGGCAAGAGAGCTGACCCAGTTACGGCAGACACTACGGGATGGGAAAGATGACTCTGTCCTGCTCAAGCAGCACCTCGAGGACCTCCTCACCCGCAATGACCCCGACAGCCACCAGGGGCAGGGCTTCCGAGAGAGCCTGTCTGAGGGGTACCGAGTGGCCAAGCGCCTTGCCTGCAAGCTCAGTCCAG AAATGTATGAAGATGAAGAGGATGAACAAGCACAAGAAAAACTAACCCCCAG CATGGAGCTGCAGGAGGTTGAAAAGAGGGAAGTGCCTGAAGAATCCAAGGATGAATGTGGTTTGATGCCTTCAAGTCTCCAAGGAAGTTCTGACAGCCACCAGCCTTACAGTGAtgacaaatttaaatttaatgaacTGGAAGTAGACCTTGGTCAGGATGGAGCGTGTGGTTGCTCTCATGCTAAAGAAGATGAAATTCCAACCAAAATCTCAG ACAATGAAAATGATCACAAGCAAGTGAGTGGACAAGAGCTCACATTTCCCAG CGTGAACCTGCAGGATGATGAAGAGAAGGTGGTGTTCCAGCAATCCCAGGATGAGTGTGTTTCAGTACCTTCAACTCTGCGGGAAGGTTCTGCCTGCAACCAGCCTTCCAGTGATGGGGAATTTGCATTTGATGAAGAGAATGTGGCGTCTGCCGTGGATGGAGCCTGTGGCTGCTCTCAAGCTGAAGAGGATGAAATTCCAACTGGTCTCCCAG aAAACCAGAATGATCACGATGACCTGAAAAGCCCAGAGGTGGTTGCCCCGAG GTTCAGCAGACAGCTGCCACAGATGAGAGAGAATGGTGTCCCACGGGACTCTCTGGATGAATACTATCTGACTTACTCGGTTCTTCCTGACCTGTCAGACTCCTTCTGGCCTTATAGGAGCAATGCCATCTTCTCACCTGAGGACGTGGATGTCTCTTATGCCCGGGATGTAACCA AAAATCTTGCTGATCTTGAGGACGAGGAAGATCAAGACATCATCTCTTCTAG TGTGGAGCAGCTGGTGGTAGAAGAGAATGAAGTCCAGCCGGACTCACTGGATGAATGTTATCTGGCTGCTTCTGTTGGCCATCATCTGGCAGGCTCCTGTCATCCTTATAGAAGTGCCTCCTTCCCAACAGAGAGAAGAGAAGTTTTCTTGGCTCTAGATGTAAACG GGGACACCTGGGAGGACTGTCACCGGGGACCTGTGAGTTTCCCAGGGTCAGAGGTGCCAACTTCACAGGCACAGCTTCAGGAAAGCACCCATGTGACTGACTGTCTGCAGTGGCAGCTGGACCAGCATTTCGACTGTGGTGACAGCAAAGCCATGCTTGGTCTTTCTTCCACCAACGGGGGCTTTACCTCCAACCCTGATTCTGGAAACCAAGGACCACTCTTTCTag
- the LOC133242801 gene encoding neuroblastoma breakpoint family member 4-like isoform X2: MAVCLPSLSDLRAERTLTEINQELRLQLAKYKQDFRDLTEKFLISQATSYSLANQLQKYKCEACKDIVESVLGEKLLFEVRRPAEKLAEKPTLDERLRTCATLIRSQARELTQLRQTLRDGKDDSVLLKQHLEDLLTRNDPDSHQGQGFRESLSEGYRVAKRLACKLSPEMYEDEEDEQAQEKLTPSMELQEVEKREVPEESKDECGLMPSSLQGSSDSHQPYSDDKFKFNELEVDLGQDGACGCSHAKEDEIPTKISDNENDHKQVSGQELTFPSVNLQDDEEKVVFQQSQDECVSVPSTLREGSACNQPSSDGEFAFDEENVASAVDGACGCSQAEEDEIPTGLPENQNDHDDLKSPEVVAPSRQLPQMRENGVPRDSLDEYYLTYSVLPDLSDSFWPYRSNAIFSPEDVDVSYARDVTKNLADLEDEEDQDIISSSVEQLVVEENEVQPDSLDECYLAASVGHHLAGSCHPYRSASFPTERREVFLALDVNGDTWEDCHRGPVSFPGSEVPTSQAQLQESTHVTDCLQWQLDQHFDCGDSKAMLGLSSTNGGFTSNPDSGNQGPLFLELGASISMKNPPKLQGEGSTASTHEHPVCNRIKGLSVLKQKSIRRKLLFGKWRLACRFPGLQA; the protein is encoded by the exons ATGGCTGTGTGTCTTCCCTCTTTATCGGATCTGAGGGCAGAACGTACCCTCACGGAAATCAACCAGGAGCTTCGGTTGCAGCTGGCAAAGTACAAGCAGGACTTCAGGGACCTCACAGAGAAATTCCTCATATCCCAAGCTACTTCTTACTCCCTGGCCAACCAGCTGCAGAAATACA AGTGTGAAGCATGTAAGGACATCGTTGAATCCGTGCTGGGGGAGAAGCTGCTGTTTGAGGTGCGGAGGCCAGCAGAGAAGCTGGCAGAGAAGCCAACGCTTGATGAAAGGCTGAG GACGTGTGCCACACTAATTCGAAGTCAGGCAAGAGAGCTGACCCAGTTACGGCAGACACTACGGGATGGGAAAGATGACTCTGTCCTGCTCAAGCAGCACCTCGAGGACCTCCTCACCCGCAATGACCCCGACAGCCACCAGGGGCAGGGCTTCCGAGAGAGCCTGTCTGAGGGGTACCGAGTGGCCAAGCGCCTTGCCTGCAAGCTCAGTCCAG AAATGTATGAAGATGAAGAGGATGAACAAGCACAAGAAAAACTAACCCCCAG CATGGAGCTGCAGGAGGTTGAAAAGAGGGAAGTGCCTGAAGAATCCAAGGATGAATGTGGTTTGATGCCTTCAAGTCTCCAAGGAAGTTCTGACAGCCACCAGCCTTACAGTGAtgacaaatttaaatttaatgaacTGGAAGTAGACCTTGGTCAGGATGGAGCGTGTGGTTGCTCTCATGCTAAAGAAGATGAAATTCCAACCAAAATCTCAG ACAATGAAAATGATCACAAGCAAGTGAGTGGACAAGAGCTCACATTTCCCAG CGTGAACCTGCAGGATGATGAAGAGAAGGTGGTGTTCCAGCAATCCCAGGATGAGTGTGTTTCAGTACCTTCAACTCTGCGGGAAGGTTCTGCCTGCAACCAGCCTTCCAGTGATGGGGAATTTGCATTTGATGAAGAGAATGTGGCGTCTGCCGTGGATGGAGCCTGTGGCTGCTCTCAAGCTGAAGAGGATGAAATTCCAACTGGTCTCCCAG aAAACCAGAATGATCACGATGACCTGAAAAGCCCAGAGGTGGTTGCCCCGAG CAGACAGCTGCCACAGATGAGAGAGAATGGTGTCCCACGGGACTCTCTGGATGAATACTATCTGACTTACTCGGTTCTTCCTGACCTGTCAGACTCCTTCTGGCCTTATAGGAGCAATGCCATCTTCTCACCTGAGGACGTGGATGTCTCTTATGCCCGGGATGTAACCA AAAATCTTGCTGATCTTGAGGACGAGGAAGATCAAGACATCATCTCTTCTAG TGTGGAGCAGCTGGTGGTAGAAGAGAATGAAGTCCAGCCGGACTCACTGGATGAATGTTATCTGGCTGCTTCTGTTGGCCATCATCTGGCAGGCTCCTGTCATCCTTATAGAAGTGCCTCCTTCCCAACAGAGAGAAGAGAAGTTTTCTTGGCTCTAGATGTAAACG GGGACACCTGGGAGGACTGTCACCGGGGACCTGTGAGTTTCCCAGGGTCAGAGGTGCCAACTTCACAGGCACAGCTTCAGGAAAGCACCCATGTGACTGACTGTCTGCAGTGGCAGCTGGACCAGCATTTCGACTGTGGTGACAGCAAAGCCATGCTTGGTCTTTCTTCCACCAACGGGGGCTTTACCTCCAACCCTGATTCTGGAAACCAAGGACCACTCTTTCTag